CTCCAATTGGTTTGATGATCATTGTAGATATCCTCCAAATGAAACTAGGCTGGTTTTCTGGCCAGCTTGTTACGCAATTATACTGTCACGCTAGTATATAAGCATATTGTGTTTTATGTTAATTGTTTAGATATTATTCATATCATATGTACAAAAATTAGTAACTTTTATATACGTTATATGAGATCGGTTATATATGACTCCACAGAACTCGCAGATAGTTCTCATAAGCCTTGAAAAACCCAAGTATGAGAACCTTGAGGATGATGTCAGGTGGTTGTGTGACAGCTTCGGGCTTTCATCCGGAAGGGACACTGAGAACATGGCCACCAGGATAGTAATGGATATGCTACGGATGCTGGCTGAGGAGGACAGGGTTACCTCCGAGTCTATAGCCGATAACCTTGATGTGCGGCTGGCACGTGTCAACCATCATCTGCGCAACCTCATAGATTCAGGGATGATATACAGAAGAAAAAGGTTGCTCTACCTGCGTGGCGGAAGCCTC
This DNA window, taken from Methanomethylovorans hollandica DSM 15978, encodes the following:
- a CDS encoding winged helix-turn-helix domain-containing protein is translated as MTPQNSQIVLISLEKPKYENLEDDVRWLCDSFGLSSGRDTENMATRIVMDMLRMLAEEDRVTSESIADNLDVRLARVNHHLRNLIDSGMIYRRKRLLYLRGGSLKAAVQEMRKDSERIFDELEVMAEEIDRKMGLKNR